One window of Chryseobacterium sp. JJR-5R genomic DNA carries:
- a CDS encoding DUF4294 domain-containing protein: MKFNKIIGLFLFFLGISVFGQKDSVIAVPLSQYPQELLKTDEFGKKYYYDEQQKMKVYEINGETVVVMDELVLLNKPKFNNQLDRNYYFFLNKKLSRVYPLFVTALQQYRDIQKDMNDMDSKAKKKYVRDRQNMLADQYEKQLRDLTTTEGQVFAKLMNRATGKNVYEIIKELRGGWSAFWWNVKGKMADIDLKEKYDPHVNRTDQYLESLLQSNWNSGYLQPYPGSKDFKIYK, encoded by the coding sequence ATGAAATTTAACAAGATTATAGGTCTTTTTCTTTTCTTTTTGGGGATAAGTGTTTTCGGTCAGAAGGATTCTGTGATTGCCGTTCCGCTGAGCCAATACCCGCAGGAACTGCTGAAAACGGATGAGTTCGGAAAAAAATATTACTACGACGAACAGCAGAAGATGAAGGTGTATGAAATTAATGGGGAAACCGTGGTGGTTATGGATGAGCTGGTGCTGCTTAACAAGCCCAAGTTCAATAACCAGCTTGACAGGAATTACTACTTTTTCCTCAATAAAAAGCTGTCCAGGGTATATCCCTTATTCGTAACGGCACTTCAGCAGTACAGGGATATCCAGAAGGATATGAATGACATGGACAGTAAGGCGAAGAAAAAATACGTGCGGGACAGACAGAATATGCTGGCCGATCAGTACGAAAAACAGCTGAGGGATCTTACCACAACGGAAGGCCAGGTATTTGCAAAACTCATGAACCGGGCAACCGGAAAAAACGTATATGAAATTATTAAGGAACTGAGAGGCGGATGGAGTGCTTTCTGGTGGAATGTAAAAGGAAAAATGGCAGATATAGATCTTAAGGAAAAATATGATCCCCATGTAAACAGGACAGACCAATACCTGGAATCCCTGCTGCAGTCTAACTGGAATTCCGGATACCTGCAGCCTTACCCGGGCTCGAAAGACTTTAAAATTTACAAGTAA
- a CDS encoding FKBP-type peptidyl-prolyl cis-trans isomerase has translation MKRIFFISVLAMAGCSKNAQTHPPVGGVLSHDDLNVSRERMKNLNARERTQIQEWITGQPVKFFPTQLNYWVNMEGFDQRQRRQDNTSISYSYDLYDFDETKIYDQPIERRDASFGHFNELKAVEDALRFIRDGEEVTLLVPSSLGYGTYGDEKKIDNDIPLIIKLKAL, from the coding sequence ATGAAAAGAATATTCTTCATATCGGTATTGGCAATGGCAGGCTGCAGCAAAAATGCGCAGACTCATCCCCCTGTCGGCGGCGTATTGAGCCATGACGACCTGAATGTTTCCAGGGAACGGATGAAAAACCTGAATGCAAGGGAAAGAACGCAGATCCAGGAATGGATTACCGGGCAGCCGGTAAAATTTTTTCCGACCCAGCTTAATTACTGGGTAAATATGGAAGGTTTTGACCAGAGACAGAGAAGGCAGGACAATACGTCGATTTCCTATTCCTATGATCTCTATGATTTTGATGAAACCAAGATCTATGACCAGCCTATTGAACGGAGAGATGCCAGCTTCGGGCACTTTAACGAACTGAAGGCAGTAGAAGATGCTTTACGCTTTATCCGTGATGGTGAAGAAGTTACGCTCTTGGTTCCTTCTTCGCTGGGATACGGGACCTACGGAGACGAAAAAAAGATAGATAACGACATTCCGTTAATCATAAAATTAAAAGCACTATAA
- a CDS encoding NUDIX domain-containing protein: MIDKINVRVYACVVKDKKVLTLFEEYAGEPLMKFPGGGLEFGEGITDCLHREFDEELNVKIEVVEHLYTQEHFLVSRFRENEQLLTVYYIVNILNEEDFLILDPCIEKTEWVEISRPDNPFSLPVDKIVFEKLKEKFL; the protein is encoded by the coding sequence ATGATAGATAAGATCAACGTCAGGGTATACGCCTGTGTTGTAAAGGATAAAAAGGTCCTGACCTTATTTGAGGAATATGCAGGTGAACCTCTGATGAAATTCCCGGGAGGCGGACTGGAATTCGGTGAAGGGATTACAGACTGTTTACATCGTGAATTTGATGAAGAACTGAATGTAAAAATCGAAGTGGTAGAACACCTCTATACCCAGGAACACTTTCTGGTTTCCCGTTTCAGGGAAAATGAACAGCTGCTTACCGTTTATTATATCGTCAATATCCTTAACGAAGAAGATTTCCTGATCCTTGATCCCTGCATTGAAAAAACAGAATGGGTAGAGATCAGCAGGCCTGATAATCCTTTCTCCCTGCCGGTTGATAAAATTGTCTTTGAAAAACTGAAAGAAAAATTCCTGTAG
- the mnmD gene encoding tRNA (5-methylaminomethyl-2-thiouridine)(34)-methyltransferase MnmD: MKREIRTTNDGSKTLFINDLNENYHSHHGALQEAEHVFIKNGLILIYDYEINILELGFGTGLNVLVTINEYLKTDKNHIINYFSLEKYPINEFEMTDLAYFEHFDNPEFKNIYQKIHHADWEKPVEIVKGFHLKKIQCDFFDLKDIDLPKINLVYYDCFGARVQPDLWEKPLFEMVADKMAVNGLLTTYASKGSVRRILQELNFKVEKKQGPPGKREMINAVKLQGSDI; encoded by the coding sequence TTGAAAAGAGAAATCAGGACCACCAATGACGGCAGCAAAACATTGTTTATCAATGATTTAAATGAAAACTACCATTCACATCACGGTGCCCTTCAGGAAGCGGAACATGTGTTTATCAAAAATGGACTTATTCTTATCTATGATTATGAAATTAATATTTTAGAACTCGGTTTTGGAACAGGTTTGAATGTTTTGGTAACAATTAATGAATATTTAAAAACTGACAAAAATCATATCATCAATTATTTTTCCCTTGAGAAATATCCGATAAATGAATTTGAAATGACTGATCTGGCATATTTCGAGCATTTTGATAACCCTGAATTCAAAAATATTTATCAGAAAATTCATCATGCAGACTGGGAAAAACCGGTTGAAATTGTTAAGGGCTTCCACCTTAAAAAAATACAGTGTGACTTTTTCGACCTGAAAGACATAGACTTACCCAAAATCAACCTGGTTTATTATGACTGCTTCGGAGCACGCGTACAGCCTGACCTCTGGGAAAAACCACTGTTTGAAATGGTTGCTGATAAAATGGCGGTTAACGGACTGTTAACAACCTATGCTTCAAAAGGCAGTGTAAGAAGGATCCTGCAGGAACTTAATTTTAAGGTAGAAAAGAAACAGGGACCGCCGGGAAAAAGGGAGATGATTAATGCGGTTAAATTACAGGGATCAGATATATAA
- a CDS encoding branched-chain amino acid aminotransferase — translation MIIQKTENSRISTFDPQNFSFGNTFIDHMVICEYEDGKWGDVKLVPYGPLAFTPAMMGVNYGQACFEGMKAYKDKDGQVFLFRPEKNFERINKSAKRLAMPELTEEIFLGGLKALVDIDREWIPQGEGNSLYIRPLIFATEEALKARVANKYMFAIVATPAKSYYTEPVSVKISDHYSRAASGGVGSAKAAGNYAASFYPTQLAIEEGYEQIIWTDDATHEYFEESGTMNVFVRINDTIYTPPTSEKILDGVTRDSFIQLAGKRGIEVKIEPIKVKEVVEAQRNGTLKEVWGVGTAVVTTVFQALGYNGEKLELPRLSDEESYAAILKNDLVSLQTNLAEDPFGWRVQVDHVMETV, via the coding sequence ATGATAATTCAAAAAACTGAAAACTCCAGAATTTCTACATTCGACCCACAAAACTTTTCTTTCGGAAATACTTTCATAGACCATATGGTCATCTGTGAGTATGAAGACGGGAAGTGGGGGGATGTAAAATTGGTTCCCTACGGTCCTTTAGCATTTACCCCTGCCATGATGGGCGTAAATTACGGGCAGGCTTGTTTTGAGGGTATGAAAGCCTATAAAGACAAAGACGGACAGGTTTTCCTTTTCAGGCCGGAAAAGAATTTTGAACGTATCAATAAATCGGCTAAGCGTCTGGCAATGCCTGAACTAACTGAAGAAATATTTTTGGGAGGGCTTAAAGCACTGGTTGATATCGACAGAGAATGGATTCCTCAGGGAGAAGGCAATTCTTTATACATCAGGCCGCTTATTTTTGCAACAGAAGAAGCGTTAAAGGCAAGGGTTGCCAATAAATATATGTTTGCCATTGTGGCTACGCCGGCAAAAAGCTATTATACAGAGCCTGTTTCCGTAAAAATTTCAGACCACTATTCCAGAGCGGCAAGCGGCGGGGTAGGTTCTGCAAAAGCCGCCGGTAATTATGCGGCATCTTTCTACCCGACACAGCTGGCCATTGAAGAAGGCTATGAGCAGATTATCTGGACGGATGATGCTACCCACGAATATTTCGAGGAAAGCGGGACCATGAATGTTTTCGTAAGAATCAACGATACCATTTACACACCGCCGACTTCAGAGAAAATCCTGGACGGTGTTACCCGGGACAGCTTTATCCAGCTGGCCGGTAAAAGAGGCATTGAAGTAAAGATAGAGCCGATCAAAGTAAAAGAGGTGGTAGAAGCGCAGAGAAACGGTACCCTGAAAGAAGTCTGGGGTGTAGGGACTGCAGTGGTAACTACAGTTTTCCAGGCATTGGGATACAACGGTGAAAAGCTGGAGTTGCCGAGGTTATCGGATGAAGAAAGCTACGCCGCTATTTTGAAAAATGACCTTGTTAGCCTGCAGACCAACCTTGCAGAAGACCCTTTTGGATGGAGAGTACAGGTTGACCACGTAATGGAAACGGTTTAA